The sequence AAAGAGGTTTTGACCCATTGGATAATTTCTTAGCTTATTTTTATATTGCAAGAAGCTACACAAAAATCGGAAATATAGACAAAGCTATTGAATATTATCAAAATCAATTAGCCGTTTATGATAATTTTACTGAAATGCACTATCAATTAGGGAAAATATATTTAGATAAAAATGAAATTGATAAGGCAGATTTACATTTAAAAAAAGCCAAACAATTGATAGAAAAAGGAACTAAAATGTACGAACCTTATATTGAACGTTTCGACGAAGTTTTTGTAGAAGAAATAGATTTAGAACTTGATAGATTAAAAATTAAAAATGAACCTTAATTAGGTTCATTTTTAATTTTTAATCGAGCCAAAATTGGAAAATGGTCGGAATTTTTAAACGTATTAAAAGTTTCAAATTCTTTGACTTCAAAAATATCATCAACTAAAATATAATCAATTCGTGCTGGGTAATGCTTGTAATTATATGTTTTACCAAAACCTTTCCCGGCTTCGACAAAAGCATCTTGCATATCACCTTTAATATTGTTGTAAACGTATGAAAAAGCCGAATTATTCATATCGCCACAAATAATTTTTCGTCCTTTAAAATCGTTCATATGTGATTGAATCAATTCCGATTGTACTTGCTGTTCTTTAAAGGCATTACTGATTCGTTTAAAAATCAATTTCGATTTACTTTCATCAATCTTTTCGTTGATGTCGGGACTAATATTTATCGATTGCAAATGAATACTGTAAACACGAATTGTATCATTTCCTTTGATAACATCGGCATAAACCACATTATTATCAGAATTTGGCAACGTAATTTCTCCTTCATTAATCATTCTGAATTTTGAATAAATTGCTTGTCCAGATTTGATTTTATTGCCGTGCATCACAATATGCTTAAACTTATAATCGTCAAACTCAAAATTTGCAGATTTAGAATATTCTTGAAAACAAATGATATCCGGATTTTGTTCTTCTACAAATCGTTTGATATTTTCTGAAACATTTTCATTCGGAATCCATTCAAACAAATTAAATAATCGAACATTATAACTTAAAACCGTAAAATCATCTTCTTCTTTTGCTAATGATTGTTCTGAGAATTTAAAAAACTTCGTAAAAAATGTAATTCCAAGTAAAAAAATTAAACCTGAAAGCCAAAATTGTTTTTTAAATTGAAGAATCCAGTAAATTAAAAAGAAAATATTTAAGATGATTAACGATGGTAAAACTAAAGTTAAAACAGCCAAAAAAGGAAATAATTTTGGAGCCAAAAAAGGCAATACATAACCAATCAATGTAAATACAGCAAGTATTACATTGAGCACATAAACAATTTTGTTAAACCAAGAAAGGTTTTTCATGTGGTTAGCGTTGCTTAAATAAAAATTCTTTTTCTTCTTTTGATAAACTTTCGTAACCAGATTTACTTATTTTATCTAGTATCGCATCGATTTGTTTTTGATTATCATCTTTTTGATTATTCGATTTTGCGTACGATGTTTGTTTCTTATTTGTGTTTGTGTAAACGTTTTTAAATTTAGTATATTTCTTTTTATCTTTTGAAAATAAATCACTTAACCATACAAAGAATTTTCCTAAATCAAATCCTTTGGTTAACAACTGAATATAAATAAATCCGAATAAAGCGCCGCCTAAATGAGTTATATGTCCACCTGCATTATTCAACGGAATTTGAATCAAATCTAAGAAAACAAAGAAAGCAGCGATGTACCAAATTTTTACATTTCCGATTAGCATCAATCGCACATTCATATTCGGACGATAAGCTGTAATCGCAAAAAGCAAAGCCATTATAGCACCAGAAGCACCAACGACTTCCATGTTATTTTCGAATAAAAGTGAACCTATTAAGAATATAATTCCAGCGAAAATTCCACCAAAAAAATAAACCGCTAGCAACTGAAATTTATTAAAAAAAGTTTGAAACAACTGACCAATAAAATATAACATCAGCATATTAAAAAGCAGATGAATAAAATCGGCATGTAAAAAACTATATGAAATTAAAGTCCAAGGTTTGGTTATAAAAATTTCTAAATTAGAATTTAAACTTGTATTAGCAACTAATAATAAATAGCCAGGTTTATAAAAGCTTTTTAATAAAATAAAAACAATAGAAATACCAACATTCCAATACAACAAACGTTGTACAATGTTACCTAATTTATAACCTTGTTTTAAATTCTGAAATATTTCCATATTAACTATCCCAACGCATGTTGTTAAACTGATTTTTCTTCCAAATTAAAACCATAATAAAGCCCATCAAAGCACCTCCTAAATGTGCAAAATGTGCCACTCCGGTACTTGTTCCGAAAATAGCTCCTCCATTGAATCCTGAATATAAATCGTACAATAAAATCGCCGGAACAAAGTATTTTGCTTTAATCGGAATCGGAATAAACATCAAAGCCAATTCTGCATTCGGGAACATTACTGCAAACGCAACTAACAATCCATAAATTGCACCCGAAGCTCCAACTGCATAAACATTGTATGAACTTAATAAACCTTCTAATTGACTTTGTGATAAAAAATGAGTCCAATTCGTATTATAAACACCACGACCTGAATTTAAAACTTCGAAAATAGAATTTTCTGTAAATCCGTTTGAAACTAAAATATCAACGGCTGTATTTACTTGATAATAATTCACTGCCGTATGCAAAACCGCTGCTCCTAATCCGCATGAAATATAGAAAAATAAAAATTTCTTTCCGCCCCAAAAATGTTCAATTGTTGAACCAAACGAATACAAAGCAAACATATTAAAGAAAATATGCAATACACTGCCGTGCATAAACATATGCGTTAAAATTTGCCAAAATCTAAACAACGGATTTTCGAAATAGTACAACGCAAAATATTCGGTTAAAACAGGAACAAAATAAGTTGCTCCAAATAAGATTATATTGATTATTAAAAGTTGCTTAACAACATTGGTAATTGGCATCATAACATAAATTTTTTATCGATATCTTCAACACGCATCGTGATGTATGTAGGTTTTAAAAATGGTGAAACATTTGGTTCTTTACAAGCAAATAAAGAATCTACAATGTTTTCTTGTTCTTTGTCGGTTAAATAAGTTCCGGTTTTTACAGCTAAACTTTGCGAAAGCGATTTAGCTATTTTATCTTTTAATACATCTTTTTCATCCGGAAATTCGCTTTGTAATTCGTTTAATAAATCTTCTAAAACAATCGAAACTTCACTTTCTGAAATCGTAACTGGAATTCCAGAAATAATTATTTTTTCGTTATCAAGAGTTTCAAACAAAAAACCCATTTGAATCAAATCTTTTTCTAAACTTTTAAGCAATTCCATTTCAAAAGTTGCGTAATATAAAGTTAACGGAAAAAGTAATTGCTGACTCGAATTATTTTGCAACGATAAACTTTCTAAGTAACGTTCGTACAAAATACGCTGATGCGCACGACGTTGGTCAATAATTATCATTCCGGATTTAATCGGACTAACAATATATTTTTTCTGAATTTGATACGATTGATTTTTCACAGAACGTTCTGTATCATCCATTTCAAACAAAGCTGCTGTTTTAACTTCAGATTCAAAAGTATGTCCTTGAGCAATTAAAATATCTTCTGTTGCCGGTTTTATTCCATCATACAAGGTTTCCCAACTTGAACTTACTTCGGTATTTTTTGTATAAAATGGAAAGCTCGAAGTATTCATCTTTGAAGATAATCCACCTGAATTAAAACTTTTAGATGAACCTGAACTTTTGCTCGAAAAAACATCTTCATACGAACGATTGTTTTTTTGATATTCGTACGAGCCTAATTTTACATCGGTATCTAAAAACGGATTAAAACCTGCATCGACTTGAACTGTAGGTTCAACCGATTTAGAATTCTCCAAAGCATAAGGCGTATCTAAAGTTTCATCACGTTGAAAATCTAAAACAGGTGCCACTTGAAACTGACCTAAACTGTGCTTAATTGTTGCGCGTAAAATCGCATACAAAGCTTGCTCATCATCAAACTTAATTTCTGTTTTGGTCGGATGAATGTTGATATCAATGCTATTTGGTGGCAATGTTAGATACAAAAAATAACTTGGATGCGTACCTTCTTTCAGCAAACCTTCAAACGCTGCTGTAACCGCATGATGTAAAAATCCGCTTTTAATGAAACGATCGTTTACAAAGAAAAACTGTTCTCCTCTACTCTTTTTGGCGTATTCCGGCTTAGCGACAAATCCACTGATTTCGATAATTTCGGTTGTTTCTTGAACAGGAACCAATTTTTCATTGGTTTTACCTCCAAAAACATTTACGATGCGTTGACGAAAATTAGAAGCAGGAAGATTAAACATTTCGCTTCCGTTATTAATCAACACAAATTGAATGTTATTATGAGCTAATGCCACACGTTCGAATTCATCAATCACATGACGAAACTCAACCGTATCAGATTTTAAGAAATTTCTTCGCGCAGGAATATTATAGAATAAATTTTTTACGATAAATGAAGTTCCATCAGGAACCACAGCAACTTCTTGCGAAACAATTTTGTTTCCTTCGATAATTACGTGCGTTCCTAATTCGGCATCGGCTTGTTTGGTTTTTAATTCAACATGCGCAATAGCTGCAATAGAAGCTAAAGCTTCGCCACGGAAACCTTTAGTTTGAAGCTTAAATAAATCTTCTGCAATTGCAATTTTTGAAGTTGCATGACGTTCAAAACACAAACGAGCGTCTGTTTCATTCATTCCTTTTCCGTTGTCGATAACCTGAATTAAGGTTTTACCTGCGTCTTTGATTACCAATTTAATTATCGTAGCTCCAGCATCGACAGCGTTTTCAAGTAATTCTTTCACAACCGAAGCCGGTCGTTGTACCACTTCACCTGCAGCAATTTGATTGGCTACGTGATCTGGAAGCAAACGGATTATACTTGACATGAATTTTTTGATTTTATATTAATTAACAAAAATAAACAAATCGCTTAGTATTTACTAAATTATAACTTGTTAAATAGTCATAAAAAAAGCCTGTTTAAAAAAACAGGCTTAAAATATTTTAATAAATCTTATTGATTTAATGCTATCATTTTTAAGGCAGCAACCGCAGCTTCGGTACCTTTGTTACCGTGAACTCCTCCACTTCTATCAATTGATTGCTGTTCGTTATTATCTGTCAACAAACAAAATATGGTTGGAACATGAAATTTAATATTCAAATCTTTGATTCCTTGAGTTACACCTTCGCAAACAAATTCAAAATGCATGGTTTCACCTTTAATCACACAACCGATTGCAATTACAACATCGACATGTTGTGTTTCTAGCATTTTTTTAGAACCAAATATCAACTCAAAACTTCCTGGAACATCCCAACGAATGATATTTTCAGGCAAAGCACCACAATCTAACAATGCATCAACTGCACCTTGATATAAACCGTTCGTTATTTTATCATTCCATTCAGACACTACAATTCCAAATCGAAAAGGTTTTGCATCGATTAGTTTTGTTTTGTCATAGTTTGATAAATTTTTATTAGCTGTTGCCATAATCTAAAGTGACATTCCTAAATAATAATCTACGTTTGCAGCTTCAGGAGATGATTTATATTCTTCTTTAATTAAAGTAAATAATTTTAAAGCTTCTTCTTTTTTACCTAATTGTAAAGCTGTTAAACCTGCCTTGAAAGAAAAACGAGGTGTCGTAAAATCATTTTTATTATGATTTGCGGCTTTTACATAATATTCAAAAGCTTCGTTTGGTTGATTTAATTCAGAGAAAGAATCTCCAATAGCACCTAAAGAAGTGGCTTTTAAGATTAAATCTTCTGATTGAAATTTCTCTAAATGTTGAATAGCTTCTTTAAATTTTCCTATATTCAAGTATGCCATTCCAGCATAATAATTAGAAATTGATGCAGCTTGAGTTCCTGAATAATCTTGAGCGATTTTCAAGAATCCCATTTTACCTTCACCACCATTAAGAGCTAAGTTATATAGAGAATCTGTATCTTGTCCATTTACAGCTTGATCAAAATATTGCTGCGCTTGGAACATTTCGTTAGCAGCTTTTTCTTCATTAGGCTCAACAATAAAATGGTTGTATCCTAAATATCCAACAGTTGCAACTGCCAACACTAAAATACCTCCAAAAATAAACTTTTGATTTTTAGTAAACCAATTACCCATTTTAGATGCAGTAGAATCTAATGTATCAAAAACTTCTGCTGTTTCACTATCTTTATCATTAATATATTGAGCTGTAACAGTTTCATCTGCTTCTAATTCAGGTTTTGGAGCCTTATATCCTCTTTTATTATATGTTGCCATAATTTTTTAGAATTTTTAAAGCCACAAAAATAGGATTTTTATTCATATATAAAAGTCTTTCTTAACGATATTTTTCAGAAATTTGCAACACCTTCATTTATTTTTAATTTTTTACAAAAAAAGAAAACGTGCATTTAAAAAATCTTACGATATTAAACTATAAAAATGTTAGTGACAAAAGCTTTGAATTTAATCATAAAATCAACTGCTTTGTTGGAAAAAACGGTATTGGAAAGACCAACATTTTAGATGCTATTTTTTATTTAGCAAACGGTAAGAGTTACTTTAATCCGATTGCGTTACAAAACATTAAACACAATGAAGATTTTTTTGTTATTGATGGTGTTTTCGATAAACAAGAAAAAAATGAACATGTTGTTTGCAGTTTAAAAAAAGGGCAAAAAAAAGTAATCAAACGCAACGGAAAACCTTACGATCGTTTTTCTGAACACATTGGATTGATTCCACTTGTGATTATTTCTCCATCGGATCAAGATTTAATTTCAGAAGGCAGTGAAACTCGAAGAAAATTCATAGATACCGTGATTTCGCAATTAGACTCGGTTTACCTTCAAGAATTGATTCAATATCAAAAAATCATAACACAACGTAATGCGCTTTTGAAATATTTTGCGGTAAACTACACGTTTGACAACGAAACTTTATCAATTTACGATGAACAATTACACCACTTAGGAACTTCGATTCATCAGAAAAGAAAAGATTTCATGGAATTATTTGTTCCAACATTTCAAAAATACCATCAGCAAATTACCAATTCGCAAGAGCAAGTTCAATTAAAATATTTCAGTCAGTTGGACGAAATGCCTTTATTGGAATTATTGAAACAAACTTTGCCAAAAGACCGAGCAGTAAATTATACCACGGCTGGAACTCACAAAGACGATTTGTTGTTGGAAATTGAAAATCATTCGATAAAAAAGTATGGTTCGCAAGGACAACAAAAATCTTTTTTAATTGCGTTGAAACTAGCACAATTTGATTTTCTAAAAAAACAAAGTGGCGTTCTACCGATATTGCTTTTTGATGATATTTTTGAT comes from Flavobacterium sp. I3-2 and encodes:
- a CDS encoding rhomboid family protein is translated as MEIFQNLKQGYKLGNIVQRLLYWNVGISIVFILLKSFYKPGYLLLVANTSLNSNLEIFITKPWTLISYSFLHADFIHLLFNMLMLYFIGQLFQTFFNKFQLLAVYFFGGIFAGIIFLIGSLLFENNMEVVGASGAIMALLFAITAYRPNMNVRLMLIGNVKIWYIAAFFVFLDLIQIPLNNAGGHITHLGGALFGFIYIQLLTKGFDLGKFFVWLSDLFSKDKKKYTKFKNVYTNTNKKQTSYAKSNNQKDDNQKQIDAILDKISKSGYESLSKEEKEFLFKQR
- a CDS encoding rhomboid family intramembrane serine protease yields the protein MPITNVVKQLLIINIILFGATYFVPVLTEYFALYYFENPLFRFWQILTHMFMHGSVLHIFFNMFALYSFGSTIEHFWGGKKFLFFYISCGLGAAVLHTAVNYYQVNTAVDILVSNGFTENSIFEVLNSGRGVYNTNWTHFLSQSQLEGLLSSYNVYAVGASGAIYGLLVAFAVMFPNAELALMFIPIPIKAKYFVPAILLYDLYSGFNGGAIFGTSTGVAHFAHLGGALMGFIMVLIWKKNQFNNMRWDS
- the ribH gene encoding 6,7-dimethyl-8-ribityllumazine synthase, coding for MATANKNLSNYDKTKLIDAKPFRFGIVVSEWNDKITNGLYQGAVDALLDCGALPENIIRWDVPGSFELIFGSKKMLETQHVDVVIAIGCVIKGETMHFEFVCEGVTQGIKDLNIKFHVPTIFCLLTDNNEQQSIDRSGGVHGNKGTEAAVAALKMIALNQ
- the recF gene encoding DNA replication/repair protein RecF (All proteins in this family for which functions are known are DNA-binding proteins that assist the filamentation of RecA onto DNA for the initiation of recombination or recombinational repair.), which gives rise to MHLKNLTILNYKNVSDKSFEFNHKINCFVGKNGIGKTNILDAIFYLANGKSYFNPIALQNIKHNEDFFVIDGVFDKQEKNEHVVCSLKKGQKKVIKRNGKPYDRFSEHIGLIPLVIISPSDQDLISEGSETRRKFIDTVISQLDSVYLQELIQYQKIITQRNALLKYFAVNYTFDNETLSIYDEQLHHLGTSIHQKRKDFMELFVPTFQKYHQQITNSQEQVQLKYFSQLDEMPLLELLKQTLPKDRAVNYTTAGTHKDDLLLEIENHSIKKYGSQGQQKSFLIALKLAQFDFLKKQSGVLPILLFDDIFDKLDAFRVQQIIEMVNDETFGQLFITDTHEDRTELIVKSTHLDYEIFQL
- a CDS encoding tetratricopeptide repeat protein; the protein is MATYNKRGYKAPKPELEADETVTAQYINDKDSETAEVFDTLDSTASKMGNWFTKNQKFIFGGILVLAVATVGYLGYNHFIVEPNEEKAANEMFQAQQYFDQAVNGQDTDSLYNLALNGGEGKMGFLKIAQDYSGTQAASISNYYAGMAYLNIGKFKEAIQHLEKFQSEDLILKATSLGAIGDSFSELNQPNEAFEYYVKAANHNKNDFTTPRFSFKAGLTALQLGKKEEALKLFTLIKEEYKSSPEAANVDYYLGMSL
- a CDS encoding endonuclease/exonuclease/phosphatase family protein yields the protein MKNLSWFNKIVYVLNVILAVFTLIGYVLPFLAPKLFPFLAVLTLVLPSLIILNIFFLIYWILQFKKQFWLSGLIFLLGITFFTKFFKFSEQSLAKEEDDFTVLSYNVRLFNLFEWIPNENVSENIKRFVEEQNPDIICFQEYSKSANFEFDDYKFKHIVMHGNKIKSGQAIYSKFRMINEGEITLPNSDNNVVYADVIKGNDTIRVYSIHLQSINISPDINEKIDESKSKLIFKRISNAFKEQQVQSELIQSHMNDFKGRKIICGDMNNSAFSYVYNNIKGDMQDAFVEAGKGFGKTYNYKHYPARIDYILVDDIFEVKEFETFNTFKNSDHFPILARLKIKNEPN
- the mutL gene encoding DNA mismatch repair endonuclease MutL; protein product: MSSIIRLLPDHVANQIAAGEVVQRPASVVKELLENAVDAGATIIKLVIKDAGKTLIQVIDNGKGMNETDARLCFERHATSKIAIAEDLFKLQTKGFRGEALASIAAIAHVELKTKQADAELGTHVIIEGNKIVSQEVAVVPDGTSFIVKNLFYNIPARRNFLKSDTVEFRHVIDEFERVALAHNNIQFVLINNGSEMFNLPASNFRQRIVNVFGGKTNEKLVPVQETTEIIEISGFVAKPEYAKKSRGEQFFFVNDRFIKSGFLHHAVTAAFEGLLKEGTHPSYFLYLTLPPNSIDINIHPTKTEIKFDDEQALYAILRATIKHSLGQFQVAPVLDFQRDETLDTPYALENSKSVEPTVQVDAGFNPFLDTDVKLGSYEYQKNNRSYEDVFSSKSSGSSKSFNSGGLSSKMNTSSFPFYTKNTEVSSSWETLYDGIKPATEDILIAQGHTFESEVKTAALFEMDDTERSVKNQSYQIQKKYIVSPIKSGMIIIDQRRAHQRILYERYLESLSLQNNSSQQLLFPLTLYYATFEMELLKSLEKDLIQMGFLFETLDNEKIIISGIPVTISESEVSIVLEDLLNELQSEFPDEKDVLKDKIAKSLSQSLAVKTGTYLTDKEQENIVDSLFACKEPNVSPFLKPTYITMRVEDIDKKFML